In Thunnus maccoyii chromosome 11, fThuMac1.1, whole genome shotgun sequence, one genomic interval encodes:
- the trpm2 gene encoding transient receptor potential cation channel subfamily M member 2 translates to MPGEGHETLHFHTLVLFKSDTRNDFMLLLSFIQVKGGSEGSRKEMLPKSEIQVHPEQMIEQQQQNTVGVSQVRGFIEKRYTFASWIRDNIHKRECFFFEKGDREDICKCGYSKTDHVDEAIKPEDFTGDSWNIHRHVREVPTDAFGDIRFNGLGQKTGKYARVSTDTSPEVLYQLLTEQWKLSPPNLLISVTGGAKNFYLKAHLKNMFHRGLIKMAQTTGAWIITGGTHAGVMKHVGQAVRDYALSSGSMQGQIVAIGVATWGIIHKRKALVHSEGCFPAHYSMDINDQGHLSCLDNNHTHFLLVDDGTHGKYGVEIELRSHLEKYISRKHLGNKESGVTIPVVCVVLDGGPGTLDTIYNAMLNGTPCVILEGSGRIADVIAQAAVLPVTRVTITLIHQLLKKFFGQEYEKFSDLKIIKWTKQIQDIIRMSHLLTVFRVSEDNQREVDVAILQALLKASKTCESVAWKRQLELAIAWNRVDIAKTEIFTEESQWESSDLHWAMKSALVGNKPEFVSLLLENGVNLSDFLQNENILCDLYKQLPRCFFLHKLVKRVDSSHSSMKQVLGIRARAQAVQSESISMTHVSDEVRHLLGSFTQHLYPPSTTTNDFNMSMEDTSVSPSKSQTDSKAPLREDNAEAKRDPGRDLFLWAVVQNNKELAEIAWEQCTDCISAALAASKILKKMAEEGSGADETEDMRALASHYEEHAIGVFSECYNSDNERAQRLLVRASPSWGRTTCFRLALEADDKNFVALSGVQALLTQIWCGELSVDNPVWRVLICMIFFPLIYTSFLTFRRDELIQRENEKREESKTVEKVTGSAVRIKPRGRDPTSLQDPKPLDRWSRLVYLYTSPQVKFYWNIVSYFAFLFLFAWVLMIDFQDTPSAAEVLLYIWLFSLVCEEVRQLFHDPDGFGFRKKARMYISDLWNILDVLSIILFIIGLAFRLTTELLYAGKILLCIDFVVFCLRLMAIFTISQTLGPKIIIVRRMMMDMFFFMFMLSIWVVAYGVAKQGILIDNDNRLDWIIRGAVYEPYLTIFGNFPTNIDYAAFDINSCSVDGIDPLKPKCPVLNKNETPAFPQWLTIIMLCVYLLFANILLLNLLIAIFNFTFQEVQDNTDRIWKFQRYELIKEYHSRPAAPPPFIIFSHLYLFIRNVVLHKPPIKYKEFKDELPQTEEEELLSWKALMKDRYLLSTKQKQNQSMEQRILDTKKKVSTITDWLEREEEMSSGTIKERLARVEEQVGQSTKILQWIMDSLKSQGFAAKETQATTSATTDSESPKTEKEDSFHVNARQLHYPNSKLNRFPVPDEKVPWEVKFSLYMPTCYTPEDSADHLDGSESEPLDNYRNPAGRTGIRGRGALSRLGPNLHVDLVLTRWQDSERSVLEFLAVGDDHQQTLALPGGPVESAHHLPVTLERNMGKKLYEKLNEKVSEGTKVFEGYVDDSRNTDNAWVETTVLNLHLDRTSEVMAEIDNVVHSHGCLKWQEVSRKTRLSSNQRDSLRQVAELHNKKF, encoded by the exons CGCTACACCTTTGCCTCCTGGATCAGGGACAACATCCACAAGAGGGAATGTTTCTTCTTTGAAAAAGGTGACAG AGAGGATATCTGTAAGTGTGGCTACTCAAAGACTGATCATGTGGATGAAGCCATCAAGCCAGAGGACTTCACAGGCGACTCGTGGAACATACACAGACATGTCCGTGAAGTGCCCACTGATGCTTTTGGAGACATCAGATTTAATGGTTTGGGACAGAAGACTGGCAAG TATGCACGAGTGTCCACAGACACCAGCCCTGAGGTCTTGTACCAGTTACTGACTGAACAGTGGAAACTTTCCCCTCCCAACCTGCTGATATCAGTGACCGGAGGAGCCAAGAACTTCTATCTGAAGGCTCATCTCAAGAACATGTTCCACAGAGGTCTTATCAAAATGGCCCAGACAACAG GTGCCTGGATTATCACTGGTGGAACCCATGCAGGTGTGATGAAGCATGTAGGGCAGGCTGTGAGGGATTACGCTCTGAGCAGCGGCTCCATGCAGGGCCAGATCGTGGCTATTGGAGTGGCAACATGGGGAATCATTCACAAGAGGAAGGCATTGGTGCATTCAGAG gGTTGTTTCCCAGCCCATTACTCGATGGACATCAATGACCAGGGACACCTGTCCTGCCTCGACAACAACCACACGCACTTCCTGCTGGTGGACGATGGGACCCATGGAAAATACGGGGTGGAGATCGAACTGCGAAGCCATCTGGAGAAATACATCTCCAGAAAGCATCTTGGAAACAAAG AGAGCGGTGTGACCATCCCTGTCGTGTGCGTGGTTTTGGACGGAGGACCAGGAACTCTGGAT ACCATCTATAACGCCATGCTGAATGGTACACCATGTGTTATCTTGGAGGGCTCGGGGAGGATAGCAGATGTGATCGCCCAGGCAGCAGTACTGCCGGTGACCCGGGTCACTATCACCCTCATCCACCAGTTGTTAAAGAAGTTCTTTGGCCAAGAGTACGAAAAGTTCAGCGACCTCAAGATAATAAAATGGACCAAGCAG ATTCAGGACATCATCAGGATGTCTCACTTGCTGACAGTATTCAGAGTAAGCGAGGACAATCAAAGGGAAGTGGATGTAGCCATTCTTCAAGCACTCCTTAAAG CTTCGAAGACCTGCGAGTCAGTGGCCTGGAAGAGGCAGCTGGAACTGGCTATAGCCTGGAACCGGGTGGACATAGCTAAGACTGAGATCTTCACTGAGGAAAGTCAGTGGGAG TCCAGTGACCTCCACTGGGCCATGAAATCTGCCCTGGTCGGCAACAAGCCTGAGTTTGTGAGTCTGCTGCTGGAGAACGGTGTGAATCTGAGTGATTTCCTGCAGAACGAGAACATTCTATGTGACCTCTACAAACAGCTGCCCCGCTGCTTTTTCCTCCACAAGCTTGTCAAGCGGGTCGACAGTTCTCACAGCAGCATGAAGCAAGTGTTGGGCATCAGGGCTCGAGCTCAGGCAGTGCAAAGTGAAAGCATCTCTATGACTCATGTGTCTGATGAGGTGCGCCACCTGCTGGGCAGTTTCACACAGCACCTCTACCCTCCCTCCACCACGACAAATGACTTCAACATGTCCATGGAGGATACATCAGTGTCA CCGTCTAAAAGTCAGACGGATTCCAAAGCTCCACTCAGGGAGGACAACGCTGAAGCAAAGAGGGATCCAGGCAGAGACCTTTTTCTTTGGGCTGTTGTCCAGAACAATAAGGAGCTGGCTGAAATAGCCTGGGAGCAG TGTACAGACTGCATATCCGCTGCTCTGGCAGCCAGTAAGATCCTGAAGAAAATGGCTGAGGAGGGAAGTGGTGCAGATGAGACAGAGGACATGCGAGCACTCGCCAGTCACTATGAGGAACATGCCATTG gtGTGTTCAGTGAGTGTTATAACAGTGACAATGAGCGAGCTCAGAGGTTGTTGGTTCGTGCGTCACCATCTTGGGGCAGGACAACATGCTTTAGGCTGGCACTGGAGGCTGATGATAAGAATTTTGTAGCTCTGTCAGGTGTTCAG GCTCTTCTGACTCAGATCTGGTGTGGTGAGCTTTCAGTGGACAACCCTGTTTGGAGAGTCCTTATCTGCATGATCTTCTTCCCGCTTATCTACACCAGCTTTCTGACTTTCAG ACGTGACGAGCTCATCCAGAGGGAAAATGAGAAGAGGGAGGAGTCGAAGACAGTGGAGAAGGTGACAGGAAGTGCAGTTCGAATAAAGCCTCGTGGCCG CGACCCCACCAGCCTGCAGGACCCGAAGCCTCTGGACAGATGGTCCAGACTGGTCTACCTGTACACCTCTCCGCAGGTCAAGTTTTACTGGAATATAGTGTCCTACTTCgccttcctcttcctgttcgCTTGGGTGCTCATGATCGACTTCCAGGACACACCGTCTGCTGCAGAGGTGCTGCTCTACATCTGGCTGTTCTCTCTGGTGTGTGAGGaggtcagacag CTCTTTCATGATCCTGATGGCTTTGGATTTCGGAAGAAAGCCAGGATGTACATCAGTGACCTGTGGAATATTTTAGACGTTCTGTCCATCATCCTCTTTATTATTGGCCTTGCATTTAG GCTGACGACTGAGCTGTTGTATGCGGGTAAAATCCTCCTCTGCATCGACTTTGTGGTCTTCTGCCTCCGTCTCATGGCGATCTTCACCATCAGTCAAACTCTGGGACCAAAGATCATCATAGTCAGAAGGATG ATGATggatatgtttttcttcatgttcaTGCTGAGTATCTGGGTGGTGGCGTACGGTGTGGCCAAACAAGGCATCCTCATCGACAATGACAATCGGCTGGACTGGATCATCCGGGGGGCTGTTTATGAGCCGTACCTGACCATATTTGGGAATTTTCCCACAAATATTGATT ATGCTGCGTTTGACATAAACTCTTGCAGTGTGGATGGCATCGATCCTCTGAAGCCCAAGTGTCCAGTGCTGAACAAAAACGAAACACCGGCCTTCCCCCAGTGGCTCACCATCATCATGCTTTGTGTTTACTTGCTCTTTGCCAACATACTGCTGCTCAACCTGCTCATAGCTATCTTCAA CTTTACGTTCCAGGAAGTGCAAGACAACACAGACAGAATATGGAAGTTCCAAAGATATGAGCTAATTAAGGAGTACCACAGCCGCCCTGCTGCCCCTCCTCCTTTTATCATCTTCAGTCATCTTTACCTCTTCATCAGGAACGTGGTGCTGCACAAGCCCCCCATCAAATACAAAGAGTTCA AGGATGAGCTTCctcagacagaggaagaagagctgTTGTCCTGGAAGGCCTTGATGAAGGACAGATACCTGCTGTCCACAAAGCAGAAGCAGAACCAGAGCATGGAGCAACGCATCctggacacaaaaaaaaa GGTCTCCACCATTACCGATTGGctggagagggaagaggagatgAGCTCTGGCACCATAAAGGAAAGACTGGCCCGAGTAGAGGAGCAG GTTGGCCAGTCAACCAAAATCCTGCAGTGGATTATGGACAGTCTGAAATCTCAGGGTTTTGcagcaaaagaaacacaagcaacGA CATCAGCTACAACAGACAGTGAGTCCcctaaaactgaaaaagaggACAGCTTCCATGTGAATGCCCGTCAGTTGCACTACCCGAACAGCAAACTTAACCGCTTCCCGGTGCCTGATGAGAAGGTGCCATGGGAG GTCAAGTTCAGCTTATACATGCCGACTTGTTATACCCCAGAGGACAGTGCAGACCATTTGGATGG ATCAGAATCAGAACCCTTAGATAATTACAG AAACCCAGCAGGGAGGACAGGCATCAGGGGACGAGGTGCACTCAGCCGCCTGGGTCCAAATCTGCATGTAGACCTTGTGCTCACACG CTGGCAAGACAGCGAGCGATCTGTTTTGGAGTTTCTGGCAGTTGGAGACGATCACCAACAAACCTTGGCTTTACCTGGG ggACCTGTCGAATCTGCTCATCACCTGCCAGTGACTCTTGAGAGAAACATGGGGAAGAAATTGtatgaaaaattaaatgaaaaagtatCGGAGGGAACAAAG GTGTTTGAGGGTTATGTGGACGACAGCAGGAACACAGATAATGCCTGGGTGGAAACCACTGTCCTAAACCTTCACCTGGACAGAACGAGCGAGGTTATGGCAGAAATCGACAAT GTGGTGCACAGCCATGGTTGTCTTAAGTGGCAGGAagtgagcagaaaaacaagactTAGCTCAAACCAAAGAGACTCTTTGAGGCAGGTCGCTGAGCTGCACAACAAGAAGTTCTGA